The proteins below come from a single bacterium genomic window:
- a CDS encoding biotin/lipoyl-binding protein has protein sequence MSQTDNSESKTESHVKLGKPGKTGLKNPFVKVLVSVVAIVAILFGIHYWRYASSHVSTDDAYLTADIITIAPQVSGTVQHVYVKDNQHVEAGQLIVVLDDSTYKTAVQQAEANLEAAVAAAEASGVNVGLTGDTGNAQIQQSEAGVNQAESAVASSEADVYRVKALVGQSSANAQSVKANIATTKASVVSAHAQKMRANAAVEAASSLVETAEADVRSAGAEVESAEAVYTKAANDNKRYQKLLSDNVIGAQAAEQASVGERTAKSQLQTAKEHLSSAKSALNARQADLRAAKEQVTATNAAIEQAQAQYSAAKQQYTAAVAGVTQAQAQLLATSKAVHQSQARHQQALAQLTQARTAPQQVKMSVAAEHQAKARVSQARAALVDAKLRLSYTRIVAPVSGIVSKRSVNEGILVQPGTPLMAIVPPPSKNIWVVANFKETQLANVKAGQSAEIKVDALPGKPFKAKVDSVASGTGATFALLPPDNATGNFTKVVQRIPVKLLIDSDQSNINRLHSGMSVTAIIATR, from the coding sequence ATGAGCCAAACTGATAACTCGGAATCTAAAACAGAGAGCCACGTAAAACTAGGAAAGCCAGGGAAAACCGGACTTAAGAATCCATTTGTCAAGGTTTTAGTATCGGTAGTTGCTATTGTGGCAATACTATTTGGCATTCATTACTGGAGGTATGCATCCTCACATGTATCTACCGATGACGCTTATCTAACTGCTGATATTATCACAATAGCTCCCCAAGTAAGCGGAACAGTACAGCATGTATATGTTAAAGATAATCAGCACGTCGAAGCTGGACAGCTTATCGTGGTTTTGGATGACTCGACATATAAAACTGCAGTTCAGCAGGCCGAGGCAAATCTTGAAGCAGCAGTTGCTGCTGCTGAAGCGAGTGGAGTCAATGTCGGATTAACCGGCGACACAGGAAATGCTCAGATTCAACAATCAGAAGCGGGTGTTAATCAGGCCGAAAGTGCTGTCGCCAGTTCAGAAGCTGATGTATATCGTGTCAAAGCTCTTGTAGGACAATCTTCGGCTAATGCACAAAGCGTAAAAGCGAACATCGCAACCACAAAAGCATCTGTCGTGTCTGCACATGCGCAGAAAATGCGCGCCAATGCTGCGGTAGAAGCTGCCTCATCCCTGGTCGAAACAGCAGAGGCTGACGTTCGGTCCGCAGGCGCCGAAGTAGAATCAGCCGAGGCAGTATACACCAAAGCAGCCAATGACAACAAGCGCTATCAGAAGTTATTGTCTGACAATGTAATCGGAGCACAGGCAGCTGAACAGGCGTCGGTCGGTGAACGAACAGCCAAATCCCAACTGCAGACAGCCAAAGAACATTTGAGTTCTGCCAAATCCGCACTGAACGCAAGGCAGGCAGATCTGCGCGCCGCCAAGGAACAGGTAACAGCCACTAATGCGGCTATTGAACAGGCTCAAGCTCAGTATTCTGCTGCAAAACAGCAGTATACGGCCGCCGTCGCGGGAGTAACACAGGCTCAGGCGCAGTTGCTTGCGACATCGAAAGCCGTTCATCAATCACAAGCTCGTCATCAGCAAGCTCTGGCACAGCTCACACAGGCAAGGACTGCTCCCCAACAGGTCAAGATGAGTGTGGCCGCAGAACATCAGGCAAAGGCCAGAGTGAGTCAGGCGCGTGCGGCTCTCGTCGATGCCAAGCTTAGACTTTCATATACAAGAATTGTTGCTCCTGTATCGGGAATTGTCAGTAAGCGAAGTGTTAACGAAGGTATACTCGTTCAACCAGGCACTCCGCTTATGGCTATTGTTCCTCCTCCTTCAAAAAACATTTGGGTTGTGGCTAATTTTAAGGAGACTCAGCTTGCTAATGTAAAAGCTGGACAGAGCGCTGAAATCAAAGTTGATGCGCTGCCTGGAAAACCGTTTAAGGCGAAAGTTGACAGTGTGGCATCCGGTACAGGTGCAACGTTCGCATTGCTCCCACCAGACAACGCAACAGGCAACTTTACTAAAGTTGTTCAACGAATACCTGTTAAGCTTCTTATCGATTCTGACCAGTCCAATATTAATCGTTTGCATTCAGGAATGTCAGTTACAGCAATTATTGCAACTCGATAG
- a CDS encoding DHA2 family efflux MFS transporter permease subunit: MNDTKEQLIPEYMRYKPYQRLGVLIGIMLGLILVAIDATIINVAIPTMMGNLGATMDQITWVSIGYMLTNVIFLPMTGWLEARYGRRKLLVFSVITFTVTSFLCGTATSLGLLIFYRVLQGVGGAALMSTGMSTMLDVYPSEKAGIVSAVCGVGVMVGPALGPIIGGYLVDNYSWPWIFYINVIPGIIAAIILWSLIKEPQTPGDTDKPIDISGIIWLSIWLGCLQILLEKGERQGWLESDFIKWLAILSVIGMILFIHRVLTTRYPIVNLRILRNKALSAGCVCSFITGVGLFSTMFVLPVFLQNLRGYTAQQSGVIMLVWAISSTLSMMISGVLSTRISARLLVTAGIICCFISLYALTKVTYLSGPEHIFLPQVFLGTGIGLLAAPLMTATLGGLTGNDLGDGSGLFNMVRQLGGTIGISLISTILTQRMKFHTTMIAEHVTIYNPETLSRFNMLQHFFMGNGSPIDTATQRALAVLNQSILGQSVLMSYNDLFLFIALAFALALPFVFFLRDPKPDDSKVQVSMH, encoded by the coding sequence ATGAATGATACAAAAGAGCAGTTGATTCCTGAATACATGCGTTATAAGCCGTATCAGCGACTAGGCGTTTTGATTGGAATTATGCTTGGGTTAATCTTGGTTGCCATTGATGCAACTATTATCAATGTTGCTATCCCGACAATGATGGGCAATCTTGGAGCCACGATGGATCAAATCACCTGGGTGTCTATAGGCTATATGCTCACCAATGTCATATTTCTTCCTATGACCGGTTGGTTGGAAGCAAGATATGGACGCCGTAAGCTACTGGTGTTCTCAGTAATTACATTTACTGTGACTTCGTTTTTGTGTGGAACGGCAACATCACTTGGACTACTGATATTCTATCGTGTTTTACAAGGAGTTGGTGGTGCAGCTCTTATGTCCACTGGAATGTCGACTATGTTAGATGTCTACCCTTCCGAGAAAGCTGGAATAGTCTCAGCAGTATGTGGAGTAGGAGTGATGGTCGGCCCTGCACTCGGGCCGATTATAGGTGGATATTTGGTAGATAATTACTCCTGGCCATGGATATTTTATATCAATGTAATTCCAGGCATCATTGCGGCAATTATCTTGTGGTCTTTGATAAAGGAACCACAGACTCCTGGAGATACAGACAAGCCAATTGATATATCAGGGATTATCTGGTTATCGATCTGGTTGGGTTGTTTGCAGATATTGCTGGAAAAAGGCGAGCGCCAAGGCTGGCTGGAATCAGATTTTATTAAATGGCTGGCAATCCTCAGCGTCATAGGGATGATCCTCTTTATCCATCGTGTTTTGACTACTCGTTACCCGATAGTTAATCTACGCATACTAAGAAACAAAGCGTTATCGGCTGGATGCGTTTGTTCGTTCATTACAGGTGTCGGGCTTTTCAGTACGATGTTTGTGCTGCCGGTCTTTTTGCAAAATCTCCGAGGGTATACCGCACAGCAATCTGGTGTCATTATGCTGGTCTGGGCTATCTCCTCAACGTTAAGCATGATGATCTCCGGGGTGCTTTCAACTCGCATTTCTGCACGTCTTCTAGTCACTGCCGGAATAATTTGTTGCTTTATATCATTGTATGCACTTACTAAAGTTACCTATCTCAGTGGCCCGGAGCACATCTTTCTACCACAGGTTTTTCTGGGAACAGGAATTGGTTTACTGGCTGCGCCACTTATGACCGCAACTCTCGGAGGTCTGACTGGAAATGATCTTGGTGATGGATCAGGATTGTTTAATATGGTACGTCAACTCGGAGGTACGATCGGTATATCGCTAATTTCCACAATTCTGACCCAGCGTATGAAGTTTCATACCACAATGATAGCTGAACACGTGACTATATATAATCCAGAGACTCTTTCAAGGTTCAATATGCTTCAGCATTTCTTTATGGGCAATGGTTCACCAATCGACACCGCTACCCAAAGGGCTCTGGCTGTATTGAACCAATCAATACTCGGGCAGTCAGTATTAATGTCATATAACGATTTGTTTCTTTTTATAGCATTGGCATTTGCTCTGGCCTTGCCGTTTGTTTTCTTCTTGCGCGACCCGAAACCGGATGATTCCAAAGTTCAAGTGAGTATGCATTAA